The Lampris incognitus isolate fLamInc1 chromosome 7, fLamInc1.hap2, whole genome shotgun sequence genome window below encodes:
- the si:ch211-151h10.2 gene encoding uncharacterized protein si:ch211-151h10.2, which produces MVSRERPPGAWVPLTHALADGLLLCVLQEPLTDPGPAHIEALLTRLESVSDTLERADVLSEPWPEGVHQQEADSLLRDKVKLLSTYLQQRTRLLRRLVQVHGEFEASIKDTLEGLECLWAQLEELHTRVTLTKEWSQGHGDLSTARAEAEDLSAVLDQYRNKLRCCQAHHRDSTRILQVRVSLRERGKT; this is translated from the exons ATGGTATCCAGAGAGAGACCCCCGGGTGCCTGGGTCCCCCTGACCCACGCCCTGGCAGACGGCCTGCTGCTGTGTGTGCTCCAGGAGCCTCTGACGGACCCCGGTCCCGCCCACATCGAGGCTCTCCTCACACGGCTGGAG TCAGTGTCTGACACCCTGGAAAGGGCTGACGTTCTGTCTGAGCCATGGCCCGAGGGGGTACATCAGCAGGAAGCAGACTCCCTCCTGAGAGACAAGGTGAAGCTCCTCAGCACTTACCTACAGCAGAG GACAAGGCTGTTGCGCCGGCTCGTCCAGGTGCACGGGGAATTCGAGGCCAGCATCAAGGACACACTGGAGGGTCTGGAATGCCTCTGGGCACAGCTGGAGGAGCTCCACACCAGGGTCACGCTCACCAAAGAGTGGAGCCAAGGCCACGGAGATCTGTCCACAGCTCGGGCCGAGGCAGAG GATTTGTCCGCAGTGCTGGACCAGTACAGGAACAAGCTCCGGTGCTGCCAGGCCCACCACAGGGACAGCACACGAATCCTGCAGGTCAGAGTTTCTCTACGCGAGAGAGGAAAGacgtaa